Proteins co-encoded in one Daphnia carinata strain CSIRO-1 chromosome 3, CSIRO_AGI_Dcar_HiC_V3, whole genome shotgun sequence genomic window:
- the LOC130698525 gene encoding protein odr-4 homolog has translation MGRTVIAEDGIETYVARLASKKVTVVGLLFGQEISAQKSCVIHLARTPDPVIEDEEEESESSLQTQNKNVHTGNSPTEDFDDSLVLDHARQVMRSLPGGITILGVFIVSSSDPFQNPAMNNRIRKLLTSIDVIIGKSSITVRQQLTCERIALHISNTTIKYTCKTFEIDSPVASPKPADWKFVNAAGSPWIELHCTTNIELFIGLSDSESSGTLRQQLETGIDLYGKAVKQCICLFGGKFSSESELVDDASTEKGTGKKKSKQQNSEERIKTINVQILIPELEVKQEKQECSSELRFGGQMCIKAYIHGKATVREASQVIREDILRSLWARCDMHCDSLIGEEQRGQPDVKAVLHEPPRRVLAPLPFSPISVSDYLFPGEGPADSLASLADLLDLGTLLDGDVQDYWEAAAEVNDAELQIQSDSTLLETTISKQNTATPSTNSRAILLSGLIALLAIVLSYLTLQIFRTN, from the exons ATGGGTCGGACTGTCATTGCTGAGGATGGAATTGAGACGTATGTCGCAAGGTTGGCATCGAAAAAAGTAACTGTGGTGGGTTTACTTTTTGGCCAAGAAATTTCTGCACAAAAGTCGTGTGTGATACATTTGGCACGAACGCCCGATCCCGTaattgaagatgaagaagaggaGTCGGAATCTTCATtacaaacacaaaataaaaatgtgcaCACGGGCAATAGTCCGACAGAAGACTTTGATGACTCTTTAGTTCTTGATCATGCTCGACAG gtgatgaGATCTCTACCTGGAGGCATTACCATATTGggtgtttttattgtttcgaGCTCAGATCCATTTCAAAATCCTGCCATGAACAATCGTATCCGGAAGCTACTAACTTCTATTGATGTTATTATTGGGAAAAGTTCCATTACGGTCAGACAGCAATTGACATGTGAAAGGATTGCATTGCATATATCTAATACTACAATTAA GTATACTTGCAAAACCTTCGAAATTGATAGCCCAGTTGCTTCACCCAAACCTGCTGATTGGAAGTTTGTTAATGCTGCTGGTTCCCCTTGGATAGAGCTGCATTGCACCACAAACATTGAACTTTTCATAGGCTTGTCTGATTCAGAATCTTCAGGTACCCTGAGACAACAACTGGAA ACTGGGATAGATCTGTATGGCAAAGCTGTCAAGCAATGCATCTGTCTCTTTGGCGGAAAATTCTCTTCGGAGTCGGAATTAGTGGATGATGCGTCAACGGAAAAGGGCaccggaaagaaaaaatcaaaacaacaaaatagcGAGGAACGAATAAAAACTATTAATGTTCAAATCCTTATTCCAGAG ctTGAAGTTAAGCAAGAGAAACAGGAATGTTCTTCAGAGCTCAGATTCGGAGGTCAAATGTGCATCAAGGCATATATACACGGAAAGGCCACCGTTCGAGAAGCAAGCCAA GTCATCAGAGAGGATATTTTACGTTCACTATGGGCTCGATGTGATATGCACTGCGATTCGCTGATTGGAGAGGAACAACGTGGACAGCCAGATG TGAAAGCTGTTCTGCACGAACCACCACGGCGGGTCCTGGCTCCTCTTCCGTTCAGTCCGATATCGGTATCTGATTATCTGTTTCCCGGCGAAGGACCAGCGGATTCATTGGCATCGCTCGCTGATTTGTTGGACTTGGGCACGCTATTGGATGGCGATGTTCAG GATTACTGGGAAGCAGCTGCCGAAGTTAATGATGCTGAGCTGCAGATACAGTCGGACAGTACTCTTTTGGAGACGACTATTTCCAAACAGAATACTGCGACACCTTCCACGAACTCCCGCGCCATTTTGCTGTCTGGACTTATCGCTCTTCTTGCTATAGTTTTGTCGTACTTGACGCTGCAGATATTCAGAACCAACTGA